One genomic region from Euzebya tangerina encodes:
- a CDS encoding enoyl-CoA hydratase/isomerase family protein: protein MAFTTLDLDVADGVAHITLSRPEAHNSLTLQQGEDLEAATAEIAHNGDVRAILLDAEGPSFHVGGDLKYFNDAPDMPVALRHLTTLAHAAAERLSRGPAPVVIAVQGTAAGGGMSLVLGGDIVLAAESASFTMAYTAAGLTPDLSSTWYLPRLVGLRRAQELIFTNRRLSATEAKEWGLVTDVVADDDLADRAMATARQLAAGPTRAFAGAKALLRSAMQQPLEAQMADESQWIATMAETEDAQGGIAAFVAKERPTFQGR from the coding sequence ATGGCCTTCACCACACTGGACCTGGACGTCGCAGACGGCGTCGCCCACATCACCCTGAGCCGGCCCGAGGCGCACAACTCACTGACCTTGCAGCAGGGGGAGGACCTGGAGGCCGCAACCGCGGAGATCGCGCACAACGGCGACGTTCGCGCCATCCTGCTGGACGCGGAGGGACCGTCCTTCCACGTCGGCGGAGACCTCAAGTACTTCAACGACGCACCTGACATGCCCGTCGCCCTGCGCCACCTGACCACGCTTGCCCATGCCGCGGCCGAGCGGCTGAGCCGTGGCCCTGCGCCCGTTGTGATCGCGGTCCAGGGCACCGCAGCCGGCGGCGGCATGAGCCTGGTGCTCGGCGGGGACATCGTGCTGGCGGCCGAGTCGGCCTCCTTCACCATGGCCTACACCGCCGCGGGCCTCACGCCCGACCTGTCCTCCACCTGGTACCTGCCACGACTGGTCGGTCTCCGGCGGGCGCAGGAGCTCATCTTCACCAACCGGCGTCTCTCGGCCACCGAGGCCAAGGAGTGGGGTCTGGTCACCGACGTGGTCGCTGACGACGACCTGGCCGACCGCGCGATGGCCACGGCGCGTCAGCTGGCGGCTGGCCCGACCCGCGCGTTCGCCGGTGCGAAGGCGTTGCTGCGCTCAGCCATGCAGCAGCCCCTGGAGGCGCAGATGGCTGATGAGTCCCAGTGGATCGCCACGATGGCCGAGACCGAGGACGCACAGGGCGGCATCGCAGCGTTCGTCGCCAAGGAACGACCCACCTTCCAGGGCCGCTGA
- a CDS encoding DMT family transporter, protein MSRSASSSFTPRDAGLLILLSLLWGNSFLFIKTAVEEIPPGWIVAGRMTIGGALLVGIVLSRQISLPRRRRVLVALATIGVAGTAAGWFGQAWAQQFLDSGLVAVLNATTPGATLLLAVAFGIERLHAMRVTGLLVAVVGSVIIIGGEVSAGGPVLALAIAAIAPFAYGLGSVITRKEISGRVDTLPAVAVQLTLGAAVASVFSVAVEGPPPLPTDIPLVPAAALLALGLLGTGVAFIIYFTLIGRVGATNASMVTYLVPVVGLIAGAIFRGERFGPNVFLGAATLIVGVYLAQRRPVPGQGALTPPSVPDQSIAEQATTKP, encoded by the coding sequence GTGTCCCGGTCCGCCTCATCCTCCTTCACCCCCCGAGACGCAGGCCTGCTGATCCTGCTCTCGCTGCTGTGGGGCAACAGCTTCCTGTTCATCAAGACCGCGGTCGAGGAGATACCGCCCGGCTGGATCGTGGCCGGCCGGATGACCATCGGGGGTGCCCTGCTGGTCGGAATCGTGCTCAGCCGGCAGATCTCGCTCCCCCGACGGCGTCGGGTCCTCGTCGCGCTGGCCACGATCGGCGTCGCCGGGACCGCCGCGGGGTGGTTCGGCCAGGCCTGGGCCCAGCAGTTCCTCGACTCCGGTCTGGTGGCCGTCCTCAACGCCACCACACCGGGCGCCACGTTGCTGCTGGCGGTCGCCTTCGGCATCGAACGCCTCCATGCCATGCGCGTCACCGGGCTGTTGGTCGCGGTCGTCGGGTCGGTCATCATCATCGGTGGTGAGGTCTCGGCCGGCGGGCCGGTGCTGGCGCTGGCCATCGCAGCGATCGCACCGTTCGCCTACGGGTTGGGGTCGGTGATCACCCGGAAGGAGATCTCCGGGCGGGTCGACACGCTGCCCGCCGTTGCGGTGCAGTTGACGCTCGGTGCCGCAGTGGCCTCCGTCTTCTCCGTGGCGGTCGAGGGACCCCCGCCGTTGCCCACCGACATCCCGCTCGTCCCGGCGGCGGCGCTCCTCGCACTGGGCCTGCTCGGCACCGGGGTCGCCTTCATCATCTACTTCACGCTGATCGGACGGGTCGGCGCGACCAACGCCTCGATGGTCACCTACCTCGTCCCCGTCGTCGGACTGATCGCGGGGGCCATCTTCCGCGGTGAGCGCTTCGGCCCGAACGTCTTCCTTGGCGCGGCGACCCTGATCGTCGGCGTCTACCTGGCCCAGCGACGGCCAGTCCCCGGTCAGGGGGCGCTGACACCGCCGTCGGTGCCCGACCAGTCGATCGCGGAGCAAGCGACGACGAAGCCGTGA
- a CDS encoding acyl-CoA dehydrogenase family protein: MQRTLFTEDHHLFRDTVRGFVADQVVPFHDQWDDDGIVPRELFTGAGKLGMLAFEAPEAHGGAEMADFRFNQVLLEEFHYAGVAPAGLSISLHNDIVLPYFTEQADDEQQARWLPGIVTGEAITAVAMTEPSTGSDLASIGTTAVRDGDHYVVNGAKTFISNGINADLVVTAVKTDPSKRHAGMSLLVIERGMEGFERGRNLDKIGMHAQDTAELHFDDVRVPAGNLLGEEGQGFAILTANLARERLAIALSGVAAARAALDWTLEYVQQRTAFGKPIGSFQNTKFVLAECDTEVVLAESFTDQCVLALNDGTLSPADASRAKWWCTELQKRVIDRCLQLFGGYGFMREYPIARAYADARITTIYGGTTEIMKTIIAKDLGL; the protein is encoded by the coding sequence ATGCAACGGACCCTGTTCACCGAGGACCATCACCTGTTCCGCGACACCGTCAGGGGGTTCGTCGCCGACCAGGTCGTGCCGTTCCACGACCAGTGGGATGATGACGGCATCGTCCCGCGCGAGCTCTTCACCGGCGCCGGGAAGCTGGGCATGCTGGCCTTCGAGGCACCAGAGGCGCATGGCGGCGCGGAGATGGCCGACTTCAGGTTCAACCAGGTCCTGTTGGAGGAGTTCCACTACGCCGGCGTCGCGCCGGCCGGGCTCTCGATCTCCCTGCACAACGACATCGTCCTGCCCTACTTCACCGAGCAGGCAGACGACGAGCAGCAGGCCCGTTGGCTGCCTGGCATCGTGACGGGTGAGGCGATCACCGCCGTGGCCATGACCGAGCCGAGCACCGGGTCGGACCTGGCCTCGATCGGCACGACCGCGGTCCGCGACGGCGACCATTACGTGGTGAACGGGGCCAAGACCTTCATCTCCAACGGCATCAACGCCGACCTCGTGGTGACGGCCGTGAAGACCGATCCCTCGAAGCGGCACGCCGGCATGTCCCTGCTGGTGATCGAGCGCGGCATGGAGGGCTTCGAGCGAGGGCGCAACCTGGACAAGATCGGCATGCACGCCCAGGACACCGCGGAACTCCACTTCGACGACGTCCGCGTGCCCGCCGGAAACCTGCTGGGGGAGGAAGGCCAGGGCTTTGCGATCCTCACCGCCAACCTGGCCCGGGAGCGCCTCGCGATCGCACTCTCGGGGGTGGCGGCGGCGCGGGCCGCGCTCGACTGGACCCTCGAGTACGTCCAGCAGCGGACGGCGTTCGGCAAGCCGATCGGGTCGTTCCAGAACACCAAGTTCGTCCTGGCCGAGTGCGACACCGAGGTCGTCCTGGCCGAGTCGTTCACCGACCAGTGCGTGCTGGCCCTGAACGACGGGACGCTCTCACCTGCGGATGCCAGTCGTGCCAAGTGGTGGTGCACGGAACTGCAGAAGCGGGTCATCGACCGCTGCTTGCAGCTGTTCGGCGGTTACGGCTTCATGCGTGAGTACCCGATTGCGCGGGCGTACGCCGACGCCCGGATCACCACGATCTACGGCGGCACGACGGAGATCATGAAGACGATCATCGCGAAGGACCTCGGTCTCTAG
- a CDS encoding cation-translocating P-type ATPase translates to MTQSSTTTDRTEQQQPDPDQESWWSHGPDEVASTLDVEVRTGLTAAEVEQRLERYGPNDTAQAEGPSYWQIAWDQFLSPIVGILVLAGVAALLAGEIVEAVAVLIAVLINAVIGFVTEIRALQSVESLREIGRTTAIVRRDDTAGSVDAAKLVPGDVVMLEEGDVVPADLRLVEVANLQIDEAPLTGESVPQQKDTAAVEAETPLAERSSMAYKGTAVTSGSGVGVVAETGPRTQIGQISTLVEDAGEDGKTPLEARLDDLAKALIVAVIVIGIVVAALGIAVGQDVQEMIEVAIALAVAAVPEGLAVVATLALARGVVRMSRRNALVKRLASVETLGSAGVVFTDKTGTLTEGRMQATVLLLSDDRRVDLADVDVDADEAAALTVGSLCGNATMNSDDDPEDGEDVGDPMELALQRAAVEAGIGDREDLVDRLPELREVAFDRDTKMMATFHRLGDGDLQGVPADHGGEVLVAVKGAPDAVVGACTTEMGGGDLTDGDRERWVQRQEDLAAQGLRVLGLARKITDDEGVQPYENLELIGMVGLLDPPREGTAEAIERCHRAGVEVVMVTGDQPATATAIARDIGLADGEIHAMRGADVPPAAEWDDDMRERLASTAVFARLDPEQKLDLIALAQARGNVVGMTGDGVNDAPALTKADIGIAMGQKGTQVARDSSDIILQDDAFATIVHAIREGRTIFENIRRFVVYLLSGNLGEILAVTAAAVSGAALPLLPLQILYINLVSDVFPAAALGVVKGDDSVLNRPPRDPEEPIMDRSRWVVTTLWAVLIGGVTLGVFALAHGPLDLSDEQAVTVSFLTFVIARLVHVFNMRAPDEPIAGHPILKSKAVWAALGVSGALAVLAVVIPPLASVLGLVTPTASMLGLSFGGGLVVLVVGQLAISVQGRRIG, encoded by the coding sequence ATGACGCAATCGAGCACCACAACGGACCGCACAGAGCAACAGCAGCCTGATCCAGACCAGGAATCATGGTGGTCCCACGGGCCGGACGAGGTGGCCAGCACCCTCGACGTCGAGGTCCGGACCGGCCTCACCGCCGCCGAGGTCGAGCAGCGGCTGGAGCGGTACGGGCCCAACGACACGGCGCAGGCCGAGGGTCCCTCGTACTGGCAGATCGCGTGGGACCAGTTCCTCTCCCCCATCGTGGGAATCCTCGTCCTGGCCGGGGTCGCGGCGCTGCTCGCCGGCGAGATCGTGGAGGCCGTCGCCGTCCTCATCGCCGTCCTCATCAACGCGGTGATCGGGTTCGTCACCGAGATCCGAGCTCTCCAGTCGGTCGAGTCCCTACGCGAGATCGGGCGCACCACGGCGATCGTCCGTCGGGACGACACCGCAGGCAGTGTGGACGCTGCCAAATTGGTCCCCGGCGATGTCGTGATGCTCGAGGAGGGGGACGTCGTCCCCGCCGATCTCCGCCTGGTCGAGGTGGCCAACCTCCAGATCGACGAGGCACCCCTCACCGGGGAGTCCGTGCCGCAGCAGAAGGACACCGCAGCCGTGGAGGCCGAGACGCCCCTGGCTGAGCGCAGCTCGATGGCCTACAAGGGCACCGCGGTGACCAGCGGGTCAGGTGTCGGCGTGGTCGCCGAGACCGGGCCGAGGACCCAGATCGGCCAGATCTCGACGCTGGTCGAGGATGCCGGCGAGGACGGCAAGACACCGCTGGAAGCGCGGCTGGACGACCTCGCCAAGGCGCTGATCGTTGCGGTCATCGTGATCGGCATCGTCGTCGCGGCGCTCGGGATCGCGGTCGGTCAGGACGTGCAGGAGATGATCGAGGTGGCGATCGCCCTGGCGGTTGCGGCTGTCCCGGAGGGCCTGGCCGTCGTGGCCACACTGGCGCTGGCTCGTGGGGTGGTGCGGATGTCGCGCCGCAACGCGCTGGTCAAGCGCCTTGCGTCAGTCGAGACACTCGGGTCTGCCGGCGTCGTCTTCACCGACAAGACCGGCACGCTCACCGAGGGGCGGATGCAAGCCACCGTCCTGTTGCTGTCCGACGATCGACGGGTCGACCTGGCCGATGTCGACGTCGACGCCGATGAGGCGGCTGCACTGACCGTCGGCTCCCTCTGCGGCAATGCCACGATGAACTCCGACGACGACCCGGAGGACGGCGAGGACGTCGGCGACCCCATGGAGCTGGCGCTGCAGCGAGCCGCCGTCGAGGCCGGCATCGGTGACCGCGAGGACCTGGTCGACCGGCTGCCCGAACTCCGCGAGGTCGCCTTCGATCGGGACACCAAGATGATGGCGACCTTCCACCGCCTGGGCGACGGCGATCTGCAGGGCGTCCCAGCAGACCACGGTGGTGAGGTCCTCGTCGCCGTCAAGGGCGCGCCGGACGCCGTCGTCGGCGCGTGCACCACGGAGATGGGCGGTGGCGACCTGACCGACGGCGACCGTGAGCGGTGGGTGCAGCGGCAGGAGGACCTGGCCGCCCAGGGGCTTCGCGTACTCGGTCTGGCTCGCAAGATCACCGACGACGAGGGGGTGCAGCCGTACGAGAACCTCGAGCTGATCGGGATGGTCGGACTGCTGGACCCACCCCGCGAGGGCACGGCAGAGGCGATCGAGCGGTGTCATCGCGCCGGAGTCGAGGTGGTCATGGTCACGGGCGACCAGCCCGCCACCGCGACCGCAATCGCGCGGGATATCGGTCTGGCGGACGGCGAGATCCATGCCATGCGCGGCGCCGACGTGCCGCCAGCCGCCGAGTGGGACGACGACATGCGCGAGCGACTGGCCTCCACGGCCGTGTTCGCCCGGCTCGATCCCGAGCAGAAGCTGGACCTGATCGCCTTGGCGCAGGCCCGCGGCAACGTGGTCGGCATGACCGGTGACGGGGTCAACGACGCACCGGCACTGACCAAGGCCGACATCGGGATCGCGATGGGCCAGAAGGGCACGCAGGTGGCCCGCGACTCCTCCGACATCATCCTGCAGGACGACGCCTTCGCCACCATCGTCCACGCCATCCGTGAGGGGCGGACGATCTTCGAGAACATCCGCCGCTTCGTGGTCTACCTGCTCAGCGGGAACCTGGGGGAGATCCTCGCCGTCACGGCCGCTGCGGTGTCCGGTGCGGCGCTGCCACTGCTCCCACTCCAGATCCTCTACATCAACCTCGTGTCAGACGTCTTCCCAGCGGCCGCCCTCGGGGTTGTCAAGGGGGACGACAGTGTCCTGAACCGGCCACCTCGCGACCCGGAGGAGCCGATCATGGACCGGTCGCGCTGGGTTGTGACGACGCTCTGGGCCGTGCTCATCGGTGGGGTCACCCTGGGCGTGTTCGCGCTGGCCCACGGTCCGCTGGATCTCAGCGACGAGCAGGCCGTCACGGTGTCATTCCTCACCTTCGTGATCGCGCGACTGGTGCACGTCTTCAACATGCGGGCGCCGGACGAGCCGATCGCCGGCCACCCGATCCTCAAGAGCAAGGCCGTCTGGGCCGCACTGGGCGTCTCAGGGGCCCTGGCCGTGCTGGCCGTGGTGATTCCGCCGCTGGCGTCGGTGCTGGGGCTGGTGACACCAACAGCCAGCATGCTCGGACTGTCCTTCGGCGGTGGGCTCGTGGTGCTGGTGGTCGGCCAGCTCGCCATCAGCGTGCAGGGCCGTCGGATTGGCTAG
- the pgi gene encoding glucose-6-phosphate isomerase, translating into MTDIEHTTQWANLVAHQAHHADITLRELFRVAGRAEELTYQCGDLVTDLSKNRITTEVLDALVDLAEVAGVQEKIDAMFAGAHINATEDRAVLHTALRAPRDTDLVVDGQDVIADVHEVLDRMATFATRVRSGEWTGHTGARITDVVNIGIGGSDLGPAMAYQALASYVQQGLHCHYVSNVDGADLARTLDGLDPATTLFVVASKTFTTIETLTNARSARQWLVEALGAEDAVAKHFIALSTNDEGVAEFGIDTANMFGFWDWVGGRYSVDSAIGMSLMIAIGPDRFRAFLDGFHTIDVHLRDTPLRQNVPVLLALVGIWYRNFLHFDTLAVLPYADDLARFPAYLQQLDMESNGKRVRLDGTEAGTATGPVVWGEPGTNGQHAFYQLIHQGTSVVPVDFIGFLRSGVSGDPELRGDLPQGRAATHHDQLMANLFAQGEALAFGKSPEEVAAEGVDPALVPHKTFPGNSPSTTILAPELTPSVLGQLIALYEHKVLVQGAVWGINSFDQWGVELGKTLAKAIVPELTGDGDLGHDSSTNALIERYRAART; encoded by the coding sequence ATGACCGACATCGAACACACCACGCAGTGGGCCAATCTCGTCGCACACCAGGCGCACCACGCCGACATCACCCTCCGCGAACTGTTCCGTGTGGCAGGACGAGCGGAGGAGCTGACGTACCAGTGCGGCGACCTCGTCACCGACCTGTCGAAGAACCGGATCACGACCGAGGTGCTGGACGCTCTTGTAGACCTGGCGGAGGTCGCTGGCGTCCAGGAGAAGATCGACGCCATGTTCGCCGGAGCGCACATCAACGCCACGGAGGACCGCGCCGTCCTCCACACCGCGCTGCGGGCACCGCGCGACACCGACCTGGTGGTCGATGGGCAGGACGTGATCGCTGACGTCCACGAGGTACTGGATCGAATGGCGACGTTCGCGACCCGCGTTCGCAGCGGCGAGTGGACCGGCCACACCGGCGCCCGCATCACCGACGTGGTCAACATCGGGATCGGGGGCTCGGACCTGGGACCGGCGATGGCGTACCAAGCCCTGGCCAGCTACGTGCAACAGGGGCTGCACTGCCACTACGTGTCCAATGTCGACGGGGCTGATCTGGCCCGCACCCTGGATGGCCTCGACCCAGCCACGACGCTCTTCGTCGTCGCGTCCAAGACCTTCACGACCATCGAGACGTTGACCAACGCGCGGTCGGCCCGTCAGTGGCTGGTCGAGGCGCTCGGCGCGGAGGACGCGGTGGCCAAGCACTTCATCGCCCTCTCCACCAACGACGAGGGCGTGGCCGAGTTCGGCATCGACACCGCCAACATGTTCGGCTTCTGGGACTGGGTCGGCGGCCGCTACTCGGTCGACTCGGCCATCGGCATGTCGCTGATGATCGCCATCGGACCGGACCGGTTCCGGGCGTTCCTCGACGGCTTCCACACCATCGACGTCCATCTGCGGGACACACCCCTGCGCCAGAACGTGCCGGTGCTGCTCGCGCTGGTCGGCATCTGGTACCGCAACTTCCTGCACTTCGACACGCTGGCCGTGCTCCCCTACGCCGACGACCTGGCCCGCTTCCCCGCCTACCTCCAGCAGCTGGACATGGAGTCCAACGGCAAGCGGGTGCGGCTGGACGGGACCGAAGCCGGCACCGCAACCGGTCCCGTGGTGTGGGGCGAGCCTGGCACGAACGGCCAACACGCCTTCTACCAACTGATCCACCAGGGCACGTCCGTCGTCCCGGTGGACTTCATCGGATTCCTGCGATCCGGTGTCTCCGGCGATCCGGAGCTGCGTGGCGACCTGCCCCAGGGTCGGGCCGCGACCCATCACGACCAACTGATGGCCAACCTGTTCGCCCAGGGCGAAGCCCTGGCATTCGGCAAGTCGCCGGAGGAGGTCGCGGCAGAGGGTGTTGATCCTGCCCTGGTGCCCCACAAGACGTTCCCCGGCAACTCCCCCTCCACGACCATCCTGGCCCCCGAACTCACTCCGTCGGTCCTCGGACAATTGATTGCCCTGTACGAGCACAAGGTGCTGGTCCAAGGGGCTGTGTGGGGCATCAACAGCTTCGACCAGTGGGGTGTGGAGTTGGGCAAGACCCTGGCCAAGGCCATCGTGCCCGAGCTGACCGGCGACGGGGACCTCGGGCACGACAGCTCGACCAATGCGCTGATCGAGCGCTACCGGGCGGCTCGAACCTGA